The Acinetobacter pittii genome contains a region encoding:
- a CDS encoding DUF1345 domain-containing protein gives MVGIFQHLGRSVQNRPHFFIALLLGVITASILTWLTSWKWSTILLVSWNASVSIYLLHVWQLMKSADHSQMQQQAKKQDESKWVIMLIVLLALTMCLVAILIQLSQLPSDSSAKLGHVALALLTIVSAWLFMHTVFALHYAHDFYMALSRNEENGGLDFPGTQHPTYPDFLYFSYIIGTSAQTADVSITTKHMRLLNLFHAVLSFGFNTTILAICINVAAGFLTN, from the coding sequence ATGGTTGGTATATTTCAACATCTTGGACGTAGTGTACAAAACCGCCCTCATTTCTTTATTGCTTTATTGTTGGGAGTGATCACAGCCAGTATTTTGACATGGTTAACTTCATGGAAATGGTCAACTATTTTGTTAGTCAGTTGGAATGCTTCGGTTAGCATTTATTTACTCCATGTTTGGCAACTCATGAAAAGTGCCGATCATTCACAAATGCAACAGCAAGCCAAAAAACAAGATGAAAGCAAATGGGTCATTATGCTGATAGTTTTATTGGCCTTAACTATGTGTCTGGTTGCGATCCTAATTCAACTATCACAACTCCCTTCTGACAGTTCTGCAAAGTTAGGTCATGTGGCTTTAGCTTTACTCACCATTGTTTCTGCATGGCTTTTTATGCATACCGTTTTTGCCCTACATTATGCCCATGATTTTTATATGGCTTTGTCTAGAAATGAAGAAAATGGAGGGTTAGATTTCCCGGGAACCCAACACCCTACTTATCCTGATTTTCTATATTTTAGTTATATTATTGGTACTTCTGCACAAACTGCCGATGTGTCAATTACCACTAAACATATGCGCCTTTTAAACTTATTTCACGCAGTGTTGTCTTTTGGATTTAATACCACCATTTTAGCGATCTGTATTAACGTTGCTGCGGGTTTTCTTACTAACTAA
- a CDS encoding glutathione S-transferase family protein, with product MSLKLYTNKESRGVVIDWLLVELGVECERIEVAYKTEMKSPEYLKLNPFGKVPVLVDGDVVIYELGAICAYLADKFSDKDLAPALNDPKRGLYYRWLFVMAGPWEAAGVDKALGIEVSPEQKMFVGYGDYNDAYQALVQGLSEANPYVCGEQFTAADVSVGAMLLWQLKMNAIESHPAITRYVETIKQREGLKQSTMGQLL from the coding sequence ATGAGCCTTAAACTTTATACTAATAAAGAGTCACGTGGTGTCGTTATTGACTGGCTTTTAGTCGAGCTCGGTGTTGAATGTGAACGAATTGAAGTTGCATATAAGACCGAAATGAAATCCCCTGAATATCTAAAACTTAATCCTTTTGGAAAAGTGCCGGTATTGGTAGATGGCGATGTGGTTATTTATGAGTTAGGCGCAATCTGTGCATATCTAGCCGACAAGTTTAGTGATAAAGATTTGGCACCAGCCTTGAATGATCCGAAACGTGGTTTGTACTATCGTTGGTTATTTGTGATGGCGGGCCCTTGGGAAGCTGCGGGTGTTGATAAAGCTTTAGGAATAGAAGTATCACCTGAGCAAAAAATGTTTGTTGGCTATGGCGATTACAACGATGCCTACCAAGCTTTAGTACAAGGATTGAGTGAAGCGAATCCGTATGTATGTGGTGAGCAATTTACCGCAGCAGATGTAAGTGTGGGAGCAATGCTTTTATGGCAGTTAAAAATGAATGCGATTGAATCTCATCCTGCCATTACGCGTTATGTTGAAACCATCAAACAACGTGAAGGCTTAAAACAAAGCACTATGGGCCAACTGTTGTAA
- the rne gene encoding Rne/Rng family ribonuclease, with the protein MKRMLINATHAEEVRVALITGNRLYDFDLENRTREQKKSNIYKGHVTRVEPSLEAVFVEYGAGRQGFLSMREIANSYFQADPRQTSNIRELITEGTELLVQVEKEERGNKGAALSTFISLAGRYLVLMPNNPKGGGISRQISGSVREELKEILASLNLPRGMSVIVRTAGIGRTQEELQLDLQHLLDLWAQIQGTASSGPSPMLVHQEAGVVTRAIRDYLRDDVAEILIDSEQAYNEAYNFVKAVMPRQLDKLKTYTLNEPLFAHFGIESQIQTAYEREVKLPSGGSIVIDQTEALVSIDINSAKSTRGHDVEETALNTNLEAAEEIARQLRLRDIGGLVVIDFIDMTKERNQRMVEAKLREATQSDRARIQFGQLSRFGLMEMSRQRLRPSLEEATGYVCPRCHGTGMVRDLRSLSLSIMRKVEEIALRERHGEVQVEVPVEIAAFLLNEKRHSLVYLEQTSSVRVTVLPHPHLETPHYEIQYNPDGFAPSSYERTEATRSSEKELGYESSEWHLEEADHGHTHAAPAANTAANQKKVNQAAQPAAQASAQKAASPCAWLENLFVQKQAQTVDQSRSAQNAAAAIEQMVNTGAVSRGQFGQVVAPAVAEVTSAPSNNAYISQSPVKQETRENVEKDDKVQQQRPNNKKRKHKEQREQHQHHHNQEPQQQQVHEEVVQLSRQEQRELKRQQKRQQQDQPHAQHQNDGQQAEHAVPRRDRNNQQRPNRPNRHRDPSVLNENQNTPAPAVVDEKQIKVDLIDAPQHEVMNTALVINVDQAQSEIIALTPEQHVERTEKAPVVEATQEPAPAPVVAVEETVTAEAEAPQPKAEKTQPQVQRASNDPRMRRREQRNAKRAKAAAPSIAPSQIPTLAQYTIGSLIRHVYGEDCTVLIEQFGLVPTFNRALQKFAEQYASTLVTEVAAEAEDKKPVTRDAELPSNKPSQEAEPAPVLPLTPPKEATPRVANDPRERRRLAKLAAEQAFEQVKQQHSAPEEAAPVATTVEDTVVAPTAETQAPVESKQQPLELDQQVEVVANVEETPATTVVEAPVAKQPKAAAKAKAATEQAVEPTEAPAESESEDSKADKDKPSRPRRPRGRPPKKANPVAE; encoded by the coding sequence ATGAAACGTATGTTGATTAATGCAACTCACGCAGAAGAAGTCCGCGTTGCACTTATCACTGGTAATCGTCTTTACGATTTTGATTTAGAGAATCGTACCCGAGAACAGAAAAAATCCAATATCTATAAAGGCCATGTAACCCGCGTAGAACCATCTTTAGAAGCTGTTTTTGTTGAATACGGCGCAGGCCGTCAAGGCTTCTTGTCTATGCGCGAAATTGCTAACAGTTATTTCCAAGCAGACCCACGACAAACTTCAAACATTCGTGAACTTATCACTGAAGGTACTGAATTACTTGTTCAAGTCGAAAAAGAAGAACGTGGCAATAAAGGTGCAGCCCTTTCTACCTTTATTTCACTTGCAGGACGTTATTTGGTTCTTATGCCAAACAACCCGAAAGGTGGCGGTATTAGTCGTCAAATTTCAGGTTCTGTACGTGAAGAATTAAAAGAAATTTTAGCTTCTTTAAATTTACCACGTGGTATGAGCGTTATTGTACGTACCGCTGGTATTGGCCGTACCCAAGAAGAATTACAGTTAGACTTACAGCATTTGCTTGACCTTTGGGCTCAAATCCAAGGTACAGCGAGCTCTGGTCCTTCTCCAATGCTGGTTCATCAAGAAGCTGGTGTTGTTACTCGTGCTATCCGCGATTATTTACGTGATGATGTTGCAGAAATTTTAATTGATAGCGAACAGGCTTATAACGAAGCTTATAACTTTGTTAAAGCAGTGATGCCTCGTCAATTAGACAAACTCAAAACTTATACTTTAAACGAGCCATTGTTTGCTCATTTTGGTATTGAAAGCCAAATTCAAACTGCTTATGAACGTGAAGTAAAACTTCCTTCTGGCGGTTCAATTGTGATTGACCAGACTGAAGCTTTAGTTTCAATCGATATTAACTCTGCGAAATCGACTCGTGGACATGACGTTGAAGAAACTGCGCTGAATACTAATTTAGAAGCAGCAGAAGAAATTGCTCGCCAACTTCGTCTTCGTGACATTGGTGGTTTAGTTGTAATCGACTTCATCGATATGACTAAAGAGCGCAACCAACGCATGGTTGAAGCAAAACTTCGTGAAGCAACTCAAAGCGATCGCGCACGTATTCAGTTTGGCCAACTTTCTCGTTTTGGCTTAATGGAAATGAGCCGTCAACGCTTACGTCCATCTCTTGAAGAAGCAACAGGTTATGTGTGCCCACGCTGTCATGGTACAGGCATGGTTCGTGACTTACGCTCACTTTCGCTTTCTATTATGCGTAAAGTAGAAGAGATCGCGCTTCGTGAACGTCATGGTGAAGTACAAGTAGAAGTACCTGTTGAAATTGCAGCTTTCTTGCTCAATGAAAAACGTCATAGTCTTGTTTATTTAGAACAAACTTCTAGTGTTCGTGTGACTGTTTTACCTCACCCGCACTTAGAAACACCTCACTACGAAATTCAGTACAATCCAGATGGATTTGCACCATCTAGCTACGAACGTACTGAAGCAACTCGTTCAAGTGAAAAAGAGTTAGGTTATGAATCTTCTGAATGGCATTTAGAAGAAGCTGATCATGGCCATACTCATGCAGCCCCTGCTGCCAACACCGCAGCTAACCAAAAGAAAGTAAATCAAGCAGCTCAACCTGCTGCTCAGGCAAGCGCTCAAAAAGCAGCAAGCCCATGTGCATGGTTAGAAAATCTTTTTGTTCAAAAACAAGCTCAAACAGTTGATCAATCTCGCTCAGCACAAAATGCTGCTGCCGCAATTGAACAAATGGTGAATACAGGCGCTGTTAGCCGTGGACAGTTTGGCCAAGTTGTAGCACCAGCTGTTGCTGAAGTTACTTCGGCTCCATCTAACAATGCTTATATTTCTCAATCTCCTGTTAAGCAGGAAACACGTGAGAATGTTGAGAAAGACGATAAAGTACAACAGCAGCGTCCAAACAACAAAAAACGTAAGCACAAAGAGCAACGTGAACAACATCAACATCACCACAATCAAGAACCACAGCAACAACAGGTTCATGAAGAGGTTGTACAGTTATCACGCCAAGAGCAACGTGAATTAAAACGTCAACAAAAACGTCAACAACAAGATCAGCCGCATGCGCAACATCAAAATGATGGGCAACAAGCTGAACATGCTGTACCACGTCGTGACCGTAATAATCAACAACGTCCAAACCGCCCGAATCGCCACCGCGATCCAAGCGTATTAAATGAAAATCAAAATACGCCGGCACCAGCAGTTGTTGATGAAAAACAAATTAAGGTTGATTTGATTGATGCTCCACAGCATGAAGTCATGAATACAGCCTTAGTCATCAATGTTGATCAAGCACAAAGCGAAATTATTGCTTTAACGCCTGAGCAACATGTTGAACGTACTGAAAAAGCACCTGTTGTTGAAGCTACTCAAGAACCAGCTCCAGCACCAGTTGTGGCGGTCGAAGAGACGGTAACTGCTGAAGCAGAAGCTCCTCAACCAAAGGCTGAGAAAACTCAACCGCAAGTTCAACGTGCAAGTAATGATCCTCGTATGCGTCGCCGTGAACAACGCAATGCAAAACGTGCTAAAGCTGCTGCACCATCAATTGCCCCATCGCAAATTCCAACGTTGGCGCAATATACAATTGGTAGCTTGATCCGTCATGTTTATGGTGAAGACTGCACAGTACTGATTGAACAGTTTGGTTTAGTTCCAACATTCAATCGTGCATTGCAGAAATTTGCAGAGCAATACGCAAGTACTCTAGTAACTGAAGTCGCAGCTGAAGCTGAAGACAAAAAACCTGTTACTCGTGATGCTGAGCTTCCAAGCAACAAGCCTTCACAAGAAGCAGAACCTGCGCCAGTACTTCCGTTGACGCCACCAAAAGAAGCGACACCACGTGTTGCTAATGATCCGCGTGAACGCCGTCGTTTAGCGAAACTTGCAGCTGAACAAGCTTTTGAGCAAGTTAAACAACAACATTCTGCACCAGAAGAAGCTGCTCCTGTAGCGACGACTGTAGAAGATACCGTTGTTGCTCCTACTGCTGAAACACAAGCACCTGTTGAATCAAAACAACAACCGCTTGAGCTTGATCAGCAAGTTGAAGTAGTAGCTAATGTAGAAGAGACACCAGCGACAACTGTAGTTGAAGCTCCGGTTGCGAAACAGCCAAAGGCAGCTGCAAAAGCAAAAGCAGCTACAGAACAGGCTGTAGAGCCAACTGAAGCTCCTGCCGAGAGTGAATCAGAAGATTCTAAAGCTGATAAGGACAAACCAAGTCGTCCTCGTCGCCCTCGTGGCCGTCCACCAAAGAAAGCAAATCCTGTAGCTGAGTAA
- the ppaX gene encoding HAD-IA family hydrolase → MSLKTELVIFDWDGTLYNSVGQIVASLQHAAEQHELSLSDEAAKSIIGLGLPEVMQTLFPEAPELHDSILKAYGDHYIANSTSDAWFEGISELLHDLKAQGLKLAVATGKNRRGLDRVIAKTQSTHLFDVTRAANETRSKPDPLMLQEILTVTGVSVEQAVMIGDSSYDLEMAQRLGMPRIGVGYGVHSVEVLQKFQPLTIAKDVQELHSFLRGYAQLPTVDVA, encoded by the coding sequence ATGAGTCTGAAAACCGAATTAGTAATTTTTGACTGGGATGGAACTTTATATAACTCTGTTGGCCAGATTGTTGCTAGCTTACAACATGCAGCAGAGCAACATGAATTGTCTCTAAGCGATGAAGCCGCAAAAAGTATTATTGGGTTAGGTTTGCCTGAGGTGATGCAAACCTTATTTCCAGAAGCGCCAGAATTGCATGACTCGATCTTAAAGGCATATGGCGATCACTATATTGCGAACTCGACTAGTGATGCATGGTTTGAGGGTATTTCTGAACTACTCCATGATTTAAAAGCGCAAGGTTTAAAACTTGCAGTTGCAACGGGTAAAAACCGTCGTGGTTTAGACCGGGTGATTGCAAAAACACAGAGTACTCATCTTTTTGATGTGACTCGAGCAGCCAATGAAACCCGTTCGAAACCAGATCCACTGATGTTGCAAGAAATTTTGACTGTAACAGGAGTGAGTGTTGAACAGGCGGTCATGATTGGTGACAGTAGTTATGACCTTGAGATGGCACAGCGTTTGGGTATGCCGCGTATCGGGGTAGGCTATGGCGTACATTCGGTTGAAGTTCTGCAAAAGTTTCAACCTTTAACGATTGCTAAAGATGTACAAGAGCTTCACAGCTTTTTGAGAGGATATGCTCAGTTACCTACTGTGGATGTCGCTTAA
- the hcaR gene encoding DNA-binding transcriptional regulator HcaR — MELRHLRYFITVAEELNFSKAALKLFTAQPSLSQQIKDLEEDVGVRLLNRTKRKVELTEEGEVFLEHARLTLAQAEKAVAMARQVSKAKQQLLRIGFVPIAEMKIFPYVLPNLRLQHPDLTIELSNLNNTEQLKALKKGELDITFTRENTDSDEIQSQFVLTEPLIFLLPKNHPLAQYERIPVHALQGIDFIIPAAEQSQTLHNTILGFAKTHNIDLNIVQKADSILFNINSIGSGLGCTILPAYVAPLGIKNTVVRPLDVELPTLDLFVNYRKNSQSVGVQKFIDQLTKVFHLDKNLNHP, encoded by the coding sequence ATGGAACTACGCCATCTCCGATATTTCATTACCGTTGCTGAAGAATTAAATTTTAGTAAAGCCGCTCTTAAACTTTTTACCGCACAACCCTCCCTTAGCCAACAAATTAAAGATTTAGAAGAAGATGTTGGTGTACGACTTTTAAACCGCACGAAACGCAAAGTTGAGTTAACCGAAGAAGGTGAAGTATTTTTAGAGCATGCTCGGCTCACCCTCGCTCAAGCCGAAAAAGCGGTTGCTATGGCACGGCAGGTTTCTAAGGCGAAACAACAACTCTTACGTATCGGTTTCGTCCCCATCGCAGAAATGAAAATTTTCCCTTATGTTCTTCCCAACCTGCGACTACAACACCCTGACCTTACTATTGAATTATCTAACTTAAACAATACCGAACAGCTTAAAGCTTTAAAAAAAGGTGAATTAGACATTACATTTACCCGTGAAAACACAGATAGTGATGAAATCCAAAGCCAATTTGTTTTAACTGAACCCTTAATTTTCTTGCTTCCTAAAAATCATCCGCTTGCTCAATACGAAAGAATTCCCGTACACGCTTTACAAGGCATTGATTTTATTATTCCCGCTGCCGAACAATCACAAACATTACATAACACGATTTTAGGCTTTGCTAAAACACACAATATCGATCTCAATATTGTTCAAAAAGCAGACAGCATACTATTCAATATTAACTCTATTGGCTCTGGATTAGGTTGTACAATTTTACCCGCTTACGTGGCACCTTTAGGAATCAAAAATACGGTCGTTCGTCCACTTGACGTTGAGTTGCCGACACTTGATTTATTTGTCAACTACCGTAAAAACTCACAATCTGTAGGCGTGCAAAAGTTTATTGATCAACTCACTAAAGTATTTCATCTCGATAAAAACTTAAATCACCCTTAA
- a CDS encoding LysR family transcriptional regulator — protein sequence MDRLQQFFVFTEVAKRQSFSEVANQLDLPRSTVTSAIQQLETHYGVRLFHRTTRKVSLTQDGQRILPECQNLLFDYEQLEQLIQTQKQHYRGTLKISMPSRIMHQVIIPELPDFYRCYPDIHLQLHSSDDITDLIEKGIDCVVRVGQLDNSSLIAKFVGNLIMVNCASADYLEQYGIPEQLEDLSQHKLINYAGAVGEKQGVFLYQDGAVMMDSALSVNNTEAYIAAASAGLGIIQLPYYDVQDKIEQGTLVEVLSAYTAQSLPLNILYPNRSYIPKRLEIFMEWARDVLYKKCIVIF from the coding sequence ATGGATCGGTTGCAGCAATTTTTTGTTTTTACAGAAGTCGCTAAACGACAAAGCTTTAGTGAAGTGGCAAATCAGCTTGATTTACCTCGCTCTACAGTGACGAGTGCTATTCAACAGTTAGAAACTCACTATGGAGTACGCTTATTTCATCGTACTACGCGTAAAGTAAGCCTTACTCAAGATGGACAAAGAATATTACCCGAATGCCAAAACCTGTTATTTGATTATGAACAGCTCGAACAGCTAATACAGACACAAAAGCAGCATTATCGTGGCACGCTAAAAATTTCAATGCCCAGCCGAATCATGCATCAAGTGATTATTCCTGAACTGCCCGATTTTTATAGGTGTTATCCAGATATCCATTTACAACTTCATAGCTCTGATGACATTACTGATTTAATTGAGAAAGGAATTGATTGTGTTGTTCGAGTAGGGCAGCTAGATAATAGTAGTTTGATCGCGAAGTTCGTTGGTAACTTGATTATGGTGAACTGTGCAAGTGCTGACTATTTAGAACAGTACGGTATTCCTGAACAATTAGAAGATCTATCTCAACACAAACTTATTAACTATGCAGGAGCGGTAGGAGAGAAACAGGGCGTATTTTTATATCAAGATGGAGCTGTGATGATGGATAGTGCTTTAAGCGTAAATAATACGGAAGCCTATATTGCAGCAGCTAGTGCAGGTTTAGGAATTATCCAACTTCCATACTACGATGTTCAGGATAAAATCGAGCAGGGAACTTTAGTTGAAGTACTAAGTGCCTATACCGCTCAATCACTTCCACTTAATATTTTATATCCGAACCGGAGTTATATTCCTAAACGTTTGGAAATCTTTATGGAATGGGCTAGGGATGTTCTATATAAGAAGTGCATCGTCATCTTTTAG
- a CDS encoding long-chain-acyl-CoA synthetase: MSQTTQTDIITLGDVATRLPSFIPKVPHILNGLKQAYLRTANTPTGLGVAFEKAVKRNPKGTALLFEDQSYSYEALNEWANQISHYYLSLGARKGDVIAVMVENRSELIATIVGLAKIGVTIALVNTSQVGKVLAHSINLVKPIAVIAGEEVRAAIDEIRQDLNVPKDRFHWFADQATRQDAGTAPQGYANLAIEIDQFPKFNPSTTHSVHGNDGLFYIYTSGTTGLPKAVIFKHSRWTLAYGTYGHILNLGPDDVMYVTLPLYHATGVVVCWCGVIAGSATLAIRRKYSTSAFWKDVQKFNASAIGYVGELCRYLMDAPTTELDRAHRVTKMIGNGMRPNIWDKFKQRFGVQEVLELYASSEGNVGFSNIFNFDNTVGFSPMPYAVIQFDKEKNEPVRDKNGWCKKVKAGEVGLLVGKITSRSPFDGYTDPEKNKSVIMQDVFKKGDSYFNTGDLVRNIGFRHAQFVDRLGDTFRWKGENVSTTEVENMVCEYDKIAEAVVYGVEIPNTNGRAGMAAITLADGAELNDADLTEMVTVFKKCLPAYAVPVFLRIQAKVETTGTFKYQKNKLKEDAFNPSKTSERLLALLPGESSYCDITSEIFDNIQAYKYRF, translated from the coding sequence ATGAGCCAGACAACACAGACCGATATCATTACGCTTGGGGATGTTGCCACTAGACTTCCTAGCTTTATTCCCAAAGTACCCCATATCCTGAATGGTCTTAAACAGGCTTATTTAAGAACAGCAAATACACCAACTGGATTAGGGGTAGCTTTTGAGAAAGCTGTTAAGCGAAATCCAAAAGGTACTGCTTTATTATTTGAAGATCAAAGTTACTCATACGAAGCTTTAAATGAATGGGCTAACCAGATTTCTCACTATTATTTATCTCTCGGCGCACGTAAAGGCGATGTGATTGCCGTAATGGTTGAGAACCGTTCTGAGCTTATTGCCACTATTGTGGGCTTAGCTAAAATTGGGGTAACTATTGCGCTTGTAAATACATCTCAAGTCGGTAAAGTTCTCGCTCATAGTATCAATCTTGTAAAACCAATTGCAGTCATTGCGGGCGAAGAGGTCCGTGCTGCAATCGATGAAATTCGTCAAGACTTAAACGTTCCTAAAGACCGTTTCCACTGGTTTGCAGATCAGGCTACTCGTCAAGATGCAGGAACAGCACCTCAAGGTTATGCCAATCTTGCAATAGAAATTGATCAATTCCCGAAATTCAATCCATCAACCACACATTCTGTTCATGGAAATGATGGTCTGTTTTATATTTATACTTCGGGAACAACAGGCTTACCAAAAGCAGTTATTTTTAAACATAGTCGCTGGACACTGGCCTATGGTACTTACGGCCACATTTTAAACCTTGGCCCAGATGATGTGATGTATGTCACTTTGCCGCTCTATCATGCAACAGGCGTAGTTGTTTGCTGGTGTGGTGTGATTGCAGGAAGCGCTACCCTTGCCATCCGACGTAAATATTCAACCAGTGCATTCTGGAAAGATGTACAGAAGTTTAATGCGTCTGCAATCGGCTACGTAGGTGAACTTTGCCGTTACTTAATGGATGCCCCAACTACAGAACTCGACCGTGCCCACCGCGTAACCAAAATGATTGGTAACGGCATGCGTCCAAACATCTGGGATAAATTCAAACAGCGTTTTGGTGTGCAAGAGGTTCTAGAGCTCTATGCTTCCAGTGAAGGCAACGTTGGCTTTAGTAATATTTTCAACTTTGACAATACGGTAGGCTTCTCTCCTATGCCGTATGCGGTCATTCAATTTGATAAAGAAAAGAATGAGCCTGTACGCGATAAAAATGGCTGGTGTAAAAAAGTTAAAGCAGGTGAAGTCGGTTTATTGGTAGGCAAAATTACCAGTCGCTCTCCATTTGATGGCTATACCGACCCAGAAAAGAATAAATCTGTGATTATGCAAGATGTCTTTAAAAAAGGTGACTCATATTTCAACACAGGTGATCTTGTTCGTAATATTGGTTTCCGTCATGCTCAGTTTGTTGACCGCTTAGGTGATACCTTCCGCTGGAAAGGCGAAAATGTATCTACCACCGAAGTTGAAAACATGGTGTGTGAATATGACAAGATCGCTGAAGCTGTGGTTTACGGTGTAGAAATTCCAAATACTAATGGTCGTGCGGGTATGGCAGCAATCACACTTGCTGATGGTGCCGAGTTAAATGACGCTGATTTAACAGAAATGGTGACTGTATTTAAAAAATGCTTACCTGCTTATGCGGTACCAGTGTTTTTACGTATACAAGCTAAAGTTGAAACTACAGGTACTTTTAAGTACCAAAAGAATAAATTGAAGGAAGATGCGTTTAATCCAAGCAAAACTTCTGAACGTTTACTCGCTTTATTGCCTGGTGAAAGCAGTTACTGTGACATCACAAGTGAAATTTTTGACAACATTCAGGCATATAAATACCGTTTTTAG
- a CDS encoding helix-turn-helix transcriptional regulator, with protein MSRSIRLLNLLQQLREARYPITAQVLAERLNISVRSVYRDIDSLREQGVKIEASVGLGFQLKEDILLPPITFNEDEAEALFLALEWLKKVPDQSLKSAAVSIYSKLYAILPKHRKYLLDDMTLGVAHYWYPVDETLVAQVRIAIRNQVKIKVDYCDEQNRLSERSLWPFALGYLNGKVVLAAWCELRQAFRHFRIDRIHQLHISQDSYPEFKKLLFQKWWKQEMQNATDKN; from the coding sequence ATGAGCCGTTCAATTCGTCTATTAAATCTTTTACAACAGCTCCGTGAAGCCCGTTACCCCATCACAGCGCAAGTCTTGGCTGAACGCCTAAACATTAGTGTTCGAAGTGTCTATCGAGATATTGATAGCTTACGTGAGCAAGGTGTAAAAATTGAGGCATCAGTAGGCCTTGGATTTCAGCTTAAAGAAGACATTTTATTGCCGCCCATAACATTTAATGAAGATGAGGCAGAAGCTTTATTTTTAGCTTTAGAATGGTTGAAAAAAGTTCCTGATCAATCATTAAAATCTGCTGCCGTTTCAATTTATTCAAAACTTTATGCAATCTTACCTAAACATCGAAAATATTTGCTTGATGATATGACCTTAGGGGTTGCCCATTATTGGTATCCTGTTGATGAAACTCTGGTAGCGCAAGTGCGTATAGCCATTCGTAATCAAGTAAAAATAAAAGTAGATTATTGTGATGAGCAAAATCGCTTGAGTGAACGTTCGCTTTGGCCTTTTGCTTTGGGATATTTAAACGGTAAAGTCGTACTCGCTGCTTGGTGTGAATTACGTCAGGCATTCCGCCACTTTCGAATCGATCGAATTCATCAGCTTCATATTAGCCAAGATAGTTATCCCGAATTTAAAAAGCTTCTGTTCCAAAAATGGTGGAAACAGGAAATGCAAAACGCTACTGACAAAAATTGA
- a CDS encoding RluA family pseudouridine synthase, whose translation MNSTQQWQSVTWFEVDEHQAGQRIDNFLFSRLKGVPKSRIYRLIREGQVRVNKKRIKAETKLEIGDQIRVAPIRYEQKDESAAPVSDGVAQSLLSRVVYEDEGLLVINKPSGIAVHGGSGVAYGLIEALRAATGKKYLELIHRIDRDTSGLVMISKKRSTLKLLQDMLREHKIRKTYAAIVKGQVSLDKQLIDAPLFRYELANGERRVRVSKEGKPSKTEWVVVERFKNATLVHASPLSGRTHQIRVHGLSIGHPLLGDDKYGHTTEYTGPQARRLCLHAMRLDIPGYPPIEAPLPEDMTQLLKALRVAK comes from the coding sequence ATGAATTCTACACAGCAATGGCAAAGTGTCACTTGGTTTGAGGTGGATGAACATCAAGCAGGACAGCGAATTGATAATTTCCTGTTTTCGCGTTTAAAGGGTGTACCTAAGAGTCGTATTTATCGTTTGATTCGTGAAGGTCAGGTTCGAGTAAACAAAAAACGTATTAAAGCTGAGACCAAATTAGAGATTGGAGATCAGATTCGTGTTGCGCCTATTCGCTATGAACAAAAGGATGAATCCGCTGCTCCTGTGAGTGATGGTGTAGCACAGAGTCTACTTAGCCGTGTGGTCTATGAAGATGAAGGCCTGTTGGTCATCAATAAACCATCAGGTATTGCCGTACATGGTGGTAGTGGTGTGGCGTATGGTTTGATTGAGGCTTTACGCGCCGCGACAGGTAAAAAATATTTAGAACTGATTCACCGCATCGACCGTGACACCTCTGGTCTGGTCATGATTAGCAAGAAACGTAGTACTTTAAAGCTGCTACAAGATATGTTGCGTGAGCACAAAATTCGTAAGACTTATGCAGCGATTGTAAAAGGTCAGGTAAGTCTCGATAAACAACTCATTGATGCTCCTTTATTTCGTTACGAGTTAGCCAATGGCGAGCGTCGTGTACGTGTGTCTAAAGAAGGTAAACCGAGTAAAACGGAATGGGTGGTTGTAGAGCGTTTTAAAAATGCGACTTTGGTTCATGCCTCACCTTTGTCAGGCCGTACTCATCAGATCCGTGTACATGGTTTAAGTATTGGACATCCGTTGTTGGGTGATGATAAATATGGACACACCACTGAGTACACAGGTCCGCAGGCACGACGTTTATGTTTACACGCGATGCGTTTAGATATTCCTGGTTATCCACCGATTGAAGCGCCGTTGCCAGAAGACATGACCCAGTTATTAAAGGCTTTGAGAGTAGCAAAATGA